AGTTCGCGCGGCCTGACGCCTTGATGTGGTAGACCTCGGCGGAGATCCGCGCGCGGCGCGCGATGGCCAGAAACTCGTCGAACGCTTCCAGCAGGCTGTCCGCCTCGTTGCGCAGGTGCGAGATGTACATGCCGCCGTATTCGGCCGCGACTTCGGCGAGCGCGACCAGCTCCTCGGTGTCGGCATAGATCGAAGGCGCGTAAATCAGCGCGGAGGAAACGCCCAGCGCGCCTTCTTCCATGCCCTGCCGCAGCAGCGCCCGCATGTTGTCGAGCTCGGGCGGCGTAGGCCGACGATCGGCGTGCCCGACCTCGTGGATGCGCAGCGTGGTGGCGCCGACGAATGAGGCGACGTTGGGCGTGATGCCACGTCGGACAAGGAAATCGAGGTACTCGCCGAGCGTGGTCCATTCGATGTCGTAGCGCACATCGCCCTGCTGCTCGAGTTGCTCCTGCTTGAGGGCGGCGTTGAGCGGGCCCATCGACCAGCCTTCGCCCAGCACTTCGAGCGTGACGCCCTGGCGGATGTCGCTCTGCGAGCGCCCGTCGTGGATGAGCGCCTCGTTGGCCCAGCTCAGCATGTTGATGAAACCGGGCGCGACAGCGAGGCCGGTGGCGTCGAGTTCGATGCGGCCGCGCGCGGCGCGCAAAGCGCCGACGGCCGCGATGGTGTCGCCGGCGAGGGCCACGTGGCCGACGACGGGCGGGTGGCCGAGGCCATCATAGATCGTGCCGTTGCGGATGAGCACGTCGAATTCGGGCGGCATGCGTGGTACCCGTGGAACGAGTCCGGAGGATCGCGCGGGCCGGCCGTGACCCGCGCGGCGAGCGCGATGGTAACGGTAACCCCGGACGTCGGCACGGGCGGGCGACGGTCGCGGCTGTGAATTCCCGTGCGGCGAACAATCGGTCAACGTCGTCTTGGCTTCTTTATTTGTTAACCTAATTAATGTATGCACGCCGCCCCTGTGAATGGTAAGGGGTGCCCCAGCCCAGTTCCGCATGGAGCGGGTGCACGGAGCACCCTCGCCGTCAGGACAGGCCGCAGGTAGCCGGCAGTCCGTGCGGCATAGGTGGCGCGAAGTGGCGTGGCAGCGATCGCGGTGCGCGACGCGGGCCGCCGCGGGTGCCCGGCAGGTACTTCAGCAGCCGGACGCGCGGACATGGACTGACGCGCGGACTGGTCGAGATCCCTGCCGCCTTCAACCGCACGCCGTCAACCTGTCCGCGACCGAACGCGTATGTCGCGCGTGCCGGGCTCGGCGTGTGCCCACACGCGGCACTTCAGCGCCCGCGCGTTTCGGAACTCGGTTCACAGCCCGATTCTGCGCTTTCGAGGGGTGTTTTCCTTGCGATGCCGGCCGGCCGCGTGGTACCATACGGAGTATCCGGGGGCCGGCTTGGCGGCGACCCGGGTGGATTTTGTCCATTTCCGGGACAAAGGGAGAGAGGAATCTCGGTCAAGCAGCGGCGTGCAAGTTCCGGGTCACCGGGCGCTGCTGGACGAACAACTCGTGGAGGAGCGTGTAATGAGAAGCAAATGGCTGTTGGTGGTGGTGGCCCTGGGCGTGATGGCCCCGGTGGCATGGGCAACGTCCTATGCTTCGGGCATCACGAGCCTGGGCGGCGGTGACTATTCATTCGTGCTGAATCAGGATGCGACCGACGTCGTCATCCAGCGCCCTGGTGACACGCCGCTGGTGTTGGGTGCCCTGAGCAAAGGGACGCACACGTTCAATGTCGGGGCCGGCACGGGCTACGAGATTCGGGTGTACAGCAGCGCCGCGCCGGGCTGGTCGCAGATCAGCGTCGACAGCACGCCCACGTCGTTCTACTCCCCGGCGGGGATCTCGGTGAACAAGTACGCGGGGAGCGCGAACTTCGGCCGGCTCTACGTATCGAACGCGGTGGCGGGCACGACGGCGTTCGGACGGGTTTCGCAGGATGGGATCTACTCCCTGCAGGCGGACATGGTGGACACCGGATTCCACACGGGCGGATGGGACTGGGCAGGCAGCTCGGGGCCGTTCAAGAGCACGATCGGACCGGACGGCCACCTGTACGTGGCGGACTTCTCGGATGACCTGGTCGTCGAGTTCAGCGCGGACATGGCAACCGCGACGGGGCTGATTGACGCCACGAACAAGACGACGAATCAGTGGGTCGAGAGCATCTACGTCCAGGGGACCCAGGCGGCCGGCAACCGGAAGATCTACCTGGTGAACTCGAATTACAACGACAATGACCGCAAGGGTCTGATCCAGTATGACCTGAGCGGCAACGCGACGGCGACGCCGGGCGACACCGGTATGCAGTACATCGGGCCGTCGTATTTCGCGTTCTATCCGCGCGATGTCGCCCGCGACAGCAACGGTGACTGGTACATGTGCCAGTTCCGCTTTGATCCGACGCAGGCGCCGGCGATCTCGAAGTTCCTCGACGGGCCGCCGCCGATCAACACCGCGGCCTGGGAAACGCCGCTGGCTGCTCCGTACAACGGTGCGTACGGCATCGACATCTTCGAGCCGGAAGGCTGGGTCGCGTACGGGAACTACTACGACGGCTGGGTGCACATCTTCGACATGGATGACGGCAGCTACGTGGGCGGTTTCGACGCGGGCAGCCGCGTGCGCGACGTCGCATTCGACGCAGCCGGCAATCTGTACACGGTCGACAACCTGACCGAGTGGCTGCGCGTCTGGTCGCCGGGTGGCGACTATGCGGCGATCACAAGCTCGAACGGTACGTTCTATCTGGTGCCGGAACCGGCGGGGCTGATCCTGTTGGCGGTGGGCGGGCTCATGCTGCGACGGCGGCGCTAGCAGCGGACGGCTGCGGTTTCGATTTCCGGCGAGGTCGTCCGTCGAGCGGGCGGCCTCGCCGCGTATTCGGGTATTGCGGGTGTAGCAGGCAGGTCCATTGACTTCATTCGGGAACCTCAGGCAGGAGAAAGCGATGCAACGGAAAGTTCGACTTGTGGGCGTGGTCGTGTTGACCGCGCTGCTCGGCCCCTGGTCGGCGTGGGCGCAGTACCCCTCGGACCTGGTGGGCTTCAACGGCCCGCCGATCAACGATCCGGCGACCTCCCAGGAAATGTTCCAGCCGCCGCAGTTTTCGGGGTCGACCAGCGCGTACATTCAGGCCAACACGGCCGGGTACAACAACAATGCGGCATATCGCGCCGATGGTCTGCAGACCGAAGGCGATGCGGCCATGGACGTGTTCTTCAAGTGGGTTGACCCGGCTGATCCGTATGCATGGGTCCGCCTGACGACGTACGCCGGTGCGGAGCGGCCCAACCCGGCCCTGGACACGCGGGGCAAGGTGCGGTTCTACCTGACGAACCAGAGCGAGTACTTCCAGGGCAAGGTGGGCATCTGCCTGGGCATCCGCGAGACGGGCGGGAACGCGCCGCAGCTCGCCGACGGTGGCACGAGCGGGCCGATCGAGTGGGTGGGCGTGAGCACGACGCCCAACGCCCTGGTGGCCGGCGCGGACATGATCGTCGATACGACGGCGGCGGGCGATGACGTGCAGGTGTACCCGGTGGGGACGGACCTGGCGGCGTTGGGCCTGGTGAGCGGGACGGCGATCATCACGCCGGGCGCCAACGGGGTGATCAACACGACCCCGGCGGGGGACGATCAGTTGCGGAAGGGGTACACGCTGGGGGCGGACAACCAGCGGGTGCCGATTCCGGCGATTGAAGTGGACGTGTTGCCGTTCGCGGTGCTGCTGGAATGGAACCTGGCGACGGGCGTGGTGAGCGTGGACGGGGTGCCGCAGGGTGGCGGGCTGGCGGGTTTCACGGGTGATGGGATCGCCAACGCGCCGGACTTCCGGGGCACGCTGGAGCACATTGCGTTCACGAACGTGACGACGGACGCGGCGGTGCTGATCGAAGTGGCGATTGACGAGCTGCAGTTCGAGGCGACGGTTCCGGATCCGACGCCGCCGCCGAGCATTCAGGCGCCGGTGGTGAGCACGGACACGGTGGTGCGGGTGGACTGCATCGCGGCGGCGACGTCGGCGGAGTTGTTCCGCAATGGCGGGTCGCTGGGGACGCGGGTGCCGTCGGCGGGGGTGGCGACGTGGACGGGGCTGACGCTGAACGTGGGGGACATCTTGACGGCGACGCAGACGGCGAACGGGCTGGTGAGCCCGCTGTCGGCGCCGGTGGTGGTGTACGCGGCGGGGACGGCGTTGGCGGAGAATTTTGACGGGTATGCGTCCCAGGCCGAACTGGAGTCAATGTGGACGCAGACGGAGCCGACGAACGCCCGGCGGGTCCTGCTGGGCACGGGCAGTGCGTCGAGCTGCGATAACTTCGTCTACACCAACTACCTGGCCGGCACGACCGTCTCGAAGCTGTACGTTTCGATCGGCACGGTGAACGGGACGGACGCGCAGCCGCTGAAGGTGACGTACCGCTTCAAGCACGACATCAATTCGGCGGACACGCGCTGCCGCTTCGAGCTGACGCCCGCCCTTCCGAAGACCTACGGCGCGCTCGGGTTTGCGCTCACCAACGGCCTCAGCGGACTGTTCGGGACGCAGTACACGAGCATGACCAACTCGACGACACCGATCATCGAGGGCTACCGGACCGACTACTTCGGCTATGACTACGGACTCACAGGCATCACGCGGGTGCCGGGCGTGTGGCACAAGATGCAGATCGAGGTGAAGTCGAGCGTCGTGAACTTCTACATCGACGACGTGCTGGCGAACCCGATCGACCCGAACGACGGCGTGACGCCGCTGTATCCGGACGGCGTGCCGCGCGTGAACAACGACGCGTTCAAGTACATCATCCTGGGGGTCGGGTATTCAAACAATGGCCCGACGATCATGTACGACGACATTTCGGTCACGCTGGGTGACACGCCGCTGCCGTTCGGCGATCCGAACCCGGTGAACTCGCCGACAGTGAACAGCCCGATCTTCCCGGGCGCCACGTCGGTCGTGGTGACCACAGTGGATCCGGCGGCGACCCGCGTGGACGTCTACGCGAACGCGAGCACGCTGATCGGGACCGCCTTCCCGCCGTATACGGATAACACGGCGATCGTCGCGGTGGCCGGCGTGTCCGGCGACGAACAGATCACCGCCACCCAGACGGTGGGCGGCACCGAGAGCTGCCTGTCGTGGCCGGTCACCGTGGGCGTCCCCGCGCCGACGCTTCAGTCCCAGCTCGCCCCCGGGCAGACGGTGGTACAGGTAAGCAACATCGAAGAAGGACTGGCTCAGGCGGTGCGGGTCTATCAAGACGACCAGGGCAACTTCACGCTGCTGGGCAGCGTGGCGAACCCGGCGACCGACCCGGTCTCGGTCATCACGACGCCGCTGCCGGATGGCGCGACCATCGTGGCGACGCAGATCATCGGCGGGGTGGAAGGTCCGCCGTCGGCCGGTGTCGTGGCGACACTCCCGGCCCCGACCGTGGCGTCGCCGATCGTACCGCTCAGCACCAAGGTTACGGTACTGAATGTGCTGACGGCGCCGGGTGCGACCGCTTCACTGGTAACGGTGTACGTGAACGGAATCCAGCGGGCGACGGCCCCCGGTGGCACGAGCGAAGTATACGTGACGACCGGCACGCTCGTGGTCGGTGACATCGTGACGGCCACGCAAACCGTCAACGGCCTGGTCAGCCCGCTGTCCGAGCCGGTGACGGTGGCGTTCTCCGAGCCGCCGGTGACGATCAACTGGGTCCAGGCGAGCACGTTGCCGACGGGCCTGACCGATCACCAGGCGATCTACTACAACGGCTACGTGTACGCGGTGGGCGGACGCTCCGGCGCGGGGCCGAGCGCGATCAACACGGTGTACTACGCGCCGGTGAACGCCAACGGGAGCATCGGAGCGTGGCAGTTGACGACGAACCTGCCCCAGGCGACCGCGGCGCACGGCGCTGCCGCCTACAACGGGCGCATGTATGTCTGGGGCGGCTGGACGACGAATTATCCCACGATCAACGTGTGCCGTTACGCGCCGATCAACCCGGACGGGACGCTTGGGGCGTGGACGACCTCCGCGGTGACGATCCCGGACAACACGGACGTGACGCCGCCGGCCATTCAAATGGACGCCTTCGGCCGCGGCACGCTGATGCACAACGGGATCCTGTACATCATCAACGGCGAATGGGACCAGGTGACGGCGTTTGGCAACACGAATAACTGCTACTACAGCGCCATCACCGGCGGCGGCGATTACAGCCCATGGGTGCTCACGACGCCGACCGCGACTTCCAACGGCTCATGGTTCCATGGCGTGTGCATCATTCCGGGCACGTCGCAGACCTTCCTCTACCGCGTGGCGGGCAACTACCGCGGGACGACCGAGGTCGGCATGTACCGGACGACGATCAATCCGAACGGCAGCCTCGGTGCGTGGGTGCAGGATCCGGCGGATCTGCCGGACCTTGGCCGGTATGAGCACGCGACGGCGGTCGTCGGCAACTACATGTTCGTGGTTGGCGGTCTGTACGGCGCCACGCCGACGAACACCGTCTTCTACACGAAGGTCGACCCCGACACCGGCGCGATCAGCGGCTGGCGGACGGGGAACGTGTACCCGGCTAATGTGTCCAGGCTGGCGGCCACCGCCTACGAGGTCGGCGGCCGGTGGTATCTGCTGGTGGTCTCCGGCGGGCCCTACGCCGCGAGCGGCGTGCGTGACCCGCGCTGCTGGTACACGCAGATCGCGGTCGACACGGACGGCGACGGCATCGGTGACATCGACGACAACTGCCCGCTGCTGGCCAACCCGGACCAGGCGGACGGCGACGACGATGGGGTCGGCGACGGCTGTGACAACTGCCCGGAGGACTACAACCCCGACCAGGCCGACAGCGACGGCGATGGCCTCGGCGACGCGTGTGACGGTCCGGCTTACTGCCTGGGCGACCTCAACTGCGACGGGCAGGTGAGCTTCGGGGACATCAACCCATTCGTGCTGTATCTGTCCAATTACTCGGTGTGGCAGACGACCTACGCCGGCTGCAACCCCAAGAACGGCGACATCAACGATGACGGAAATTACCCCGGCTTTGGCGACATCAACCCGTTCGTGACGTTGCTGAGCACATCATCGCTGCCGATCATCTGCCCGTAGTGCGACGAGACCGTCCGCACGTTAGCGGGTAATCCAATCCGGCACGCCGGCGAATAATCGCGCCGGCGTGCCGGATGTCTTTTTATAGCCCCCAAGACAGGCCACGCGGGGCGGCAGCCCGCCGCCGACGGCGACGGCAAGCGGGGCGGCGGAGGCCGTGCCCGCGGGCGGAACGTCCGAGTTGGCGAGCCGCAGCGCCGGAGCTTTTTCTTGCGACGCGGGGTGGGGGCGCGGTACGATAAATGTTACATGGGCGTCAGGTCGGCCGGCGGTCCGGCGGGTTTGTCCGGTTTCGGGACAAAATGTAGGATCGCACAGCAGCTTGCCCGCTGTGGGGAGCCGACCATGCGCAGCGTTAAGGACTGGGGAGGTGCGGGCCAGGAGCGGCACGGTGACGGCGGTCGCGACAGAGACCGTCGCCGGCGGCAGTGGCTATCTGGAGTGCGCGGACGCCGGCCAGTATTGGGCTGAGCGCACACGGCGTGTATCAAACGGCACAGACGGCTGACTCGTTTCGGTTGTGGATTCTTAGGCAGGAGAAAGCGATGCAACGGAGAGTTCGACTTGTGGGCGTGGTCGTGTTGACCGCGCTGCTCGGCCCCTGGTCGGCGTGGGCGCAGTACCCCTCGGACCTGGTGGGCTTCAACGGCCCGCCGATCAACGACCCGGCGACCTCCCAGGAAATGTTCCGGCCGCCGCAGTTCTCGGGGACCACCAGCGCGTACATTCAAGCCAACACGTCCGGGTACAACAACAACGCCGCGTATCGCGCGGACGGTCTGCAGACCGAAGGCGATGCGGCCCTGGACGTGTTCTTCAAGTGGATCGACCCGACTGACCCGGATGCGTGGCTCCGCCTGACGACGTACGCCGGCGCGGAGCGGCCCAACCCGGCCCTGGACACGCGGGGCAAGGTGCGGTTCTACCTGACGAACCAGAGCGAGTACTTCCAGGGCAAGGTGGGCATCTGCCTGGGCATCCGCGAGACGGGCGGGAACGCGCCGCAGCTCGCCGACGGTGGCACGAGCGGGCCGATCGAGTGGGTGGGCGTGAGCACGACGCCCAACGCCCTGGTGGCCGGCGCGGACATGATCGTCGATACGACGGCGGCGGGCGATGACGTGCAGGTGTACCCGGTGGGGACGGACCTGGCGGCGTTGGGCCTGGTGAGCGGGACGGCGATCATCACGCCGGGCGCCAACGGGGTGATCAACACGACCCCGGCGGGGGACGATCAGTTGCGGAAGGGGTACACGCTGGGGGCGGACAACCAGCGGGTGCCGATTCCGGCGATTGAAGTGGACGTGTTGCCGTTCGCGGTGCTGCTGGAATGGAACCTGGCGACGGGCGTGGTGAGCGTGGACGGGGTGCCGCAGGGTGGCGGGCTGGCGGGTTTCACGGGTGATGGGATCGCCAACGCGCCGGACTTCCGGGGCACGCTGGAGCACATTGCGTTCACGAACGTGACGACGGACGCGGCGGTGCTGATCGAAGTGGCGATTGACGAGCTGCAGTTCGAGGCGACGGTTCCGGATCCGACGCCGCCGCCGAGCATTCAGGCGCCGGTGGTGAGCACGGACACGGTGGTGCGGGTGGACTGCATCGCGGCGGCGACGTCGGCGGAGTTGTTCCGCAATGGCGGGTCGCTGGGGACGCGGGTGCCGTCGGCGGGGGTGGCGACGTGGACGGGGCTGACGCTGAACGTAGGGGACATCTTGACGGCGACGCAGACGGCGAACGGGCTGGTGAGCCCGCTGTCGGCGCCGGTGGTGGTATACGCGGCGGGGACGGCGTTGGCGGAGAATTTTGACGGGTATGCGTCCCAGGCCGAACTGGAGACGATGTGGACGCAGACGGCGCCGACCAGTACCCGCAAGATGCAGCTGGGCACGGGCAGTGCGTCGAGCTGCGACAACTTCGTGTACTCGGATTATCTCCCGGGTGCGGCGGTGTCCAAGATCTACGTCTCGATCGGGACGGTGAACGGAACCGACGCGCAGCCGCTGAAGGTGACGTACCGCTTCAAGCACGACTATAACAGCGCCGACGCCCGCGCCCGGTTTGAGCTGAGTCCCGCGATCGCCAAGACGTACGGCTCGCTGGGTTTCGCCTTCACCAACGGCATCGGCGGCCTGTTCGGCCAGCAGTACACGACGTTGACGAACTCGCCGGACCCGATCATCCCAGGCTATGTTTCGGACTACTTCGCGTATGACTACGCGTTGACGGGCATCACGCGGGTGCCGGGCGTGTGGCACAAGATGCAGATCGAGGTGAAGTCGAGCGTCGTGAACTTCTACATCGACGACGTGCTGGCGAACCCGATCGACCCGAACGACGGCGTGACGCCGCTGTATCCGAACGGTGTGCCGCGCGTGAACAACGACGCGTTCAAGTACATCATCCTGGGGGTCGGGTATTCGAACAACGGCCCGGCCATGATGTACGACGACATCTCGGTCACGCTGGGCGGCACGCCGCTGCCGTTCGGCGATCCGAACCCGGTCCTGTCACCGACCGTGCCGGGGCCGCTGTTCCCGGCCGGCACCGCGGTGTTCGTGCAGGACATCGATCCGGCGGCGACGCGGGTCGATGTGTACCGCAACCGCGACACGCTCGTCGGCAGCGCGTTTGCACCGTTCACCAACAACACGGCGACGGTGACCGTGCCGGCGTTGGCCAACGCAGATAACGTCGGCGCCACGCAGACCGTCGCGGGCACCGAGAGCTGCCTGTCCGTGCAGGTGGTCGTGGCGGTCCCGGCGCCCACGTTGCAGGCGGTGCTGGTGCCCAGCCAGACGACGGTCGCAGTGAGCAACGTCGAGGAAGGGCTGGCGCAGTCGGTGCGTGTGTACGTCGACCAGGCCGGCACGCTCGTCCCAATCGGCACCCTGAACAACCCGGCGACCGACCCGGCCCTCGTCACGACGTCGCCGCTGCCCAACGGGGCGACGATCTACGCCACGCAGACCATCGGCGGGGTCGAAGGCCCGGTGTCGGCGGGCGTCGTGGTCGCGGTGCCGGCCCCCGTCGTGCAGGGTCCGCTGGACGCGGGCGTCACGCAGGTGACGGTGTCGTCCGTGCATCCGCTGGCGGGGCTGGTCACGGTGTATGTGAGCGGGACCCCGTACACGGCGAACCCGGCTGGACAGCCCTCGGTGGTCGTGACGGTGGCACCGCTGGCCCCCGGACAGCTCGTGCAGGCGACGCAGACCATCGGCGGCGTGGAAGGTCCCTACTCCAACCCCCTGGTGGTGGCGAATTTCGTGGTCGTCAATGA
The nucleotide sequence above comes from Phycisphaerae bacterium. Encoded proteins:
- a CDS encoding PEP-CTERM sorting domain-containing protein (PEP-CTERM proteins occur, often in large numbers, in the proteomes of bacteria that also encode an exosortase, a predicted intramembrane cysteine proteinase. The presence of a PEP-CTERM domain at a protein's C-terminus predicts cleavage within the sorting domain, followed by covalent anchoring to some some component of the (usually Gram-negative) cell surface. Many PEP-CTERM proteins exhibit an unusual sequence composition that includes large numbers of potential glycosylation sites. Expression of one such protein has been shown restore the ability of a bacterium to form floc, a type of biofilm.), which translates into the protein MRSKWLLVVVALGVMAPVAWATSYASGITSLGGGDYSFVLNQDATDVVIQRPGDTPLVLGALSKGTHTFNVGAGTGYEIRVYSSAAPGWSQISVDSTPTSFYSPAGISVNKYAGSANFGRLYVSNAVAGTTAFGRVSQDGIYSLQADMVDTGFHTGGWDWAGSSGPFKSTIGPDGHLYVADFSDDLVVEFSADMATATGLIDATNKTTNQWVESIYVQGTQAAGNRKIYLVNSNYNDNDRKGLIQYDLSGNATATPGDTGMQYIGPSYFAFYPRDVARDSNGDWYMCQFRFDPTQAPAISKFLDGPPPINTAAWETPLAAPYNGAYGIDIFEPEGWVAYGNYYDGWVHIFDMDDGSYVGGFDAGSRVRDVAFDAAGNLYTVDNLTEWLRVWSPGGDYAAITSSNGTFYLVPEPAGLILLAVGGLMLRRRR
- a CDS encoding thrombospondin type 3 repeat-containing protein translates to MFVVGGLYGATPTNTVFYTKVDPDTGAISGWRTGNVYPANVSRLAATAYEVGGRWYLLVVSGGPYAASGVRDPRCWYTQIAVDTDGDGIGDIDDNCPLLANPDQADGDDDGVGDGCDNCPEDYNPDQADSDGDGLGDACDGPAYCLGDLNCDGQVSFGDINPFVLYLSNYSVWQTTYAGCNPKNGDINDDGNYPGFGDINPFVTLLSTSSLPIICP
- a CDS encoding lamin tail domain-containing protein translates to MQRRVRLVGVVVLTALLGPWSAWAQYPSDLVGFNGPPINDPATSQEMFRPPQFSGTTSAYIQANTSGYNNNAAYRADGLQTEGDAALDVFFKWIDPTDPDAWLRLTTYAGAERPNPALDTRGKVRFYLTNQSEYFQGKVGICLGIRETGGNAPQLADGGTSGPIEWVGVSTTPNALVAGADMIVDTTAAGDDVQVYPVGTDLAALGLVSGTAIITPGANGVINTTPAGDDQLRKGYTLGADNQRVPIPAIEVDVLPFAVLLEWNLATGVVSVDGVPQGGGLAGFTGDGIANAPDFRGTLEHIAFTNVTTDAAVLIEVAIDELQFEATVPDPTPPPSIQAPVVSTDTVVRVDCIAAATSAELFRNGGSLGTRVPSAGVATWTGLTLNVGDILTATQTANGLVSPLSAPVVVYAAGTALAENFDGYASQAELETMWTQTAPTSTRKMQLGTGSASSCDNFVYSDYLPGAAVSKIYVSIGTVNGTDAQPLKVTYRFKHDYNSADARARFELSPAIAKTYGSLGFAFTNGIGGLFGQQYTTLTNSPDPIIPGYVSDYFAYDYALTGITRVPGVWHKMQIEVKSSVVNFYIDDVLANPIDPNDGVTPLYPNGVPRVNNDAFKYIILGVGYSNNGPAMMYDDISVTLGGTPLPFGDPNPVLSPTVPGPLFPAGTAVFVQDIDPAATRVDVYRNRDTLVGSAFAPFTNNTATVTVPALANADNVGATQTVAGTESCLSVQVVVAVPAPTLQAVLVPSQTTVAVSNVEEGLAQSVRVYVDQAGTLVPIGTLNNPATDPALVTTSPLPNGATIYATQTIGGVEGPVSAGVVVAVPAPVVQGPLDAGVTQVTVSSVHPLAGLVTVYVSGTPYTANPAGQPSVVVTVAPLAPGQLVQATQTIGGVEGPYSNPLVVANFVVVNEFQYDDTGTDNYQFIELYNNSPNPVDISGYIIQVGDYVTGQTPPGVYYQVIVPAGTTLAGNGFWTVGQTAVAALPGAVVNQIDDALNLGDGENYIALRTPSGVLLDAVAYEMNKGYTLIPAEIYTQIGVGIWGNTVMADTGLSSDSRFLDGLDTDENGRDWGIQRATPGYSNNMPDLTPYLEDCSGLAVGDAVPDWAYSYSPPRVIDPAVADTYNPQAIPASPDGGYAFIARDTPGGTAVFLGQLAKENFTLETYVYIQPAYTTAGYEEFKIGVRGTSDGLHNFDYYNGSTGLCWLFQRTTTSQTAWLLDENNGNDGTTSTPICATILGTVTIGNSGPYTGWQRLLLEVRDNCVLGILGGTYGSRTDGTQFYGTHDSPGPGSVWVTHRESNTGLVNMRPPTLDKFSLLTAPPDADGDGIGVPCDNCPDVYNPDQADSDGDGIGDACDGPAYCLGDLNCDGQVSFADINAFVLYLSNFPAWQTTYAGCDPKNGDINDDGNYPGFGDINPFVTLLSTNPLPIICP